One stretch of Streptomyces sp. NBC_00443 DNA includes these proteins:
- a CDS encoding KGGVGR-motif variant AAA ATPase, whose translation MNPTRFDAAWHAALGHAHRTAETGRDTVLVRDLFGRASLLIDDESEPLPAEELESLAEAFRHDTQAFAGPQPVQAASTMFAPEMFFASPELIVQNEGEQGHRGRVAVLERTVVGADWAREAAPGASPQPEVRERRVALYGFKGGVGRSTATAVLARHFAEKGHCVLVVDLDLESPGVSTLLHGLDELPEHGIVDHLVEAGVGNAEGLELVTQSSFFTPTQGNGEIWLAPAGGSPRDDYDYLAKLNRIYSDLPPAEPGGAPKPFCVRLEEAIAACEAQVAGTSRQPDVVLLDSRAGIHDIAAVTLTQLSGLSLLFTVDNPSTWYGYGMLLSQWKQRPDRAVDLRERLRIVAAMFRSVGDIQRLHKLRDNAQKMFADTLYDDAEGADLDAYHPALEDDQAPHSPIPILFSHDLIGLDPLQDRDWPELPFVEAAYKRFLDEVYQLVFPREELS comes from the coding sequence ATGAACCCCACCCGATTCGACGCCGCGTGGCACGCCGCCCTGGGCCACGCCCACCGGACCGCCGAAACCGGCCGGGACACCGTCCTCGTACGCGACCTGTTCGGGCGTGCGTCGCTCCTCATCGACGACGAGTCCGAGCCACTGCCCGCCGAGGAGCTGGAATCGCTGGCGGAGGCGTTCCGACACGACACTCAGGCCTTCGCAGGCCCCCAACCCGTCCAGGCCGCGTCCACGATGTTCGCACCGGAGATGTTCTTCGCCTCCCCCGAACTCATCGTGCAGAACGAGGGCGAGCAAGGCCACCGAGGCCGCGTCGCCGTACTCGAACGGACCGTCGTGGGCGCCGACTGGGCCCGGGAGGCCGCACCGGGCGCTTCACCGCAGCCCGAGGTGCGAGAGCGACGCGTCGCCCTGTACGGGTTCAAGGGCGGAGTCGGGCGCTCCACCGCGACCGCCGTCCTCGCCCGCCATTTCGCCGAGAAGGGCCACTGCGTCCTCGTCGTCGACCTCGACCTGGAGTCCCCGGGAGTCTCCACACTCCTGCACGGCCTCGACGAGCTGCCCGAGCACGGCATCGTCGACCATCTGGTCGAGGCCGGCGTCGGCAACGCCGAAGGGCTTGAGTTGGTCACTCAGAGCTCGTTCTTCACCCCCACCCAGGGCAACGGCGAGATCTGGCTGGCGCCCGCCGGGGGCAGCCCCCGCGACGACTACGACTACCTCGCGAAGCTGAACCGCATCTACAGCGACCTCCCGCCCGCAGAACCGGGCGGCGCGCCCAAGCCGTTCTGCGTACGGCTGGAGGAGGCCATCGCCGCCTGCGAGGCGCAGGTGGCCGGAACCTCTCGGCAGCCGGACGTCGTCCTGCTCGACAGCCGCGCCGGCATCCACGACATCGCCGCCGTCACCCTTACCCAGCTCAGCGGGCTCTCCCTGCTCTTCACCGTCGACAACCCGTCCACCTGGTACGGCTACGGCATGCTGCTCTCCCAGTGGAAGCAGCGACCGGACCGCGCCGTCGACCTGCGCGAGCGGCTCCGTATCGTGGCCGCCATGTTCCGGTCCGTCGGGGACATACAGCGCCTGCACAAGCTCCGCGACAACGCCCAGAAGATGTTCGCCGACACGCTCTACGACGACGCCGAGGGCGCGGACCTGGACGCGTACCACCCGGCCCTGGAGGACGACCAGGCCCCGCACTCGCCCATCCCGATCCTCTTCAGCCACGACCTGATCGGCCTCGACCCGCTCCAGGACCGCGACTGGCCCGAACTGCCCTTCGTGGAGGCCGCGTACAAGAGGTTCCTCGACGAGGTCTACCAACTCGTCTTCCCGAGAGAGGAGCTGTCATGA
- a CDS encoding transmembrane transport protein, which produces MSEQNRAAQRAVPEQLERALATEVSLRSRLRHVAVGLAGGCGAAMIAVLWATEPDALPTRTQAAFAGLIAIGLAWAVLGGWVLSRRRPLFARDGVLSARIALAATVVTALAGVALAGVRGSTAGLHLRGAVIWMCSLQ; this is translated from the coding sequence ATGAGCGAGCAGAACCGTGCAGCGCAGCGGGCCGTGCCCGAGCAACTGGAGCGCGCGCTGGCCACGGAGGTGTCACTGCGGTCCCGGCTGCGCCACGTGGCAGTGGGCCTGGCCGGGGGATGCGGCGCGGCCATGATCGCGGTGCTGTGGGCCACCGAGCCGGATGCTCTGCCGACGCGTACCCAGGCCGCCTTCGCCGGACTGATCGCCATCGGCCTGGCCTGGGCAGTCCTTGGCGGCTGGGTGCTGAGCAGGCGTCGGCCGCTGTTCGCCCGGGACGGGGTGCTGTCCGCCCGGATCGCACTGGCGGCGACCGTGGTGACCGCCCTGGCCGGGGTGGCGCTGGCTGGAGTCCGCGGCAGCACCGCCGGCCTCCATCTGCGAGGAGCAGTGATCTGGATGTGCAGCCTCCAGTGA
- a CDS encoding AraC family transcriptional regulator — MKEQALWTRARLGRDGPPLDLLTARFDRHVYAPHAHDEFTIGVCFGGSEIIDYRGGRIRPAPGSIVVLAPGEMHTGGPAETGGYAYRALYAHPSLLTDGTLGTASPHFRDPLLDDPDLATALSRTHAELAACPDPLEAESRIPWLMTALARRHSTARAVPDTVAGADHIARTVRDRLADELTAPPSLASLATDLGLSRYQLLRAFRTTMGVPPYAWLAQHRVSRARGLLETGRRPAEVAGLVGFADQAHLTRWFRRVLGVTPAAYRNSVQDTGV, encoded by the coding sequence GTGAAGGAACAGGCACTGTGGACCAGAGCGCGACTCGGCCGGGACGGCCCCCCGCTCGACCTGCTCACCGCCCGCTTCGACCGGCACGTCTACGCCCCGCACGCCCATGACGAGTTCACGATCGGCGTGTGCTTCGGCGGCAGCGAGATCATCGACTACCGGGGCGGCCGCATCCGCCCCGCCCCCGGCTCCATCGTCGTACTGGCACCGGGAGAGATGCACACAGGCGGCCCGGCAGAGACCGGCGGCTACGCCTACCGGGCCCTGTACGCCCATCCGTCCCTGCTGACCGACGGCACCCTCGGCACCGCCTCCCCGCACTTCCGCGACCCCCTCCTCGACGACCCCGACCTGGCCACCGCCCTGAGCCGCACGCACGCCGAACTGGCCGCCTGCCCGGACCCCCTGGAGGCCGAGTCCCGCATCCCGTGGCTCATGACAGCCCTGGCCCGCCGCCACTCCACGGCCCGGGCGGTCCCCGACACGGTCGCGGGCGCCGATCACATAGCGAGGACCGTCCGCGACCGCCTCGCCGACGAGCTCACGGCCCCACCGTCCCTCGCGTCCCTGGCCACCGACCTCGGCCTCTCCCGCTACCAGCTCCTGCGTGCCTTCCGTACGACGATGGGGGTGCCGCCGTACGCCTGGCTGGCCCAGCACCGGGTGAGCAGGGCACGAGGCCTGCTGGAGACGGGCCGGCGCCCGGCCGAGGTCGCAGGCCTGGTCGGCTTCGCGGACCAGGCGCACCTCACGCGCTGGTTCCGCCGCGTCCTGGGCGTCACCCCGGCGGCGTACCGCAACAGCGTTCAAGACACGGGAGTGTGA
- a CDS encoding GmrSD restriction endonuclease domain-containing protein, producing the protein MPPTLYRDTGYTLRHLIENIEGGRIGLPDIQRPFVWSAAKTRDLFDSMYRGYPIGTLMFWETGAEVGTRQIGTQVGDRAPQLLVVDGQQRLTALFAVLTGRKIVTKSFDEINVRIAFRPEDQTFEVTDAAIERDAHFIPDITALWAHGGYKPTVRQFFQRLEQASGQPLSDAAKDELEERIDGVRDLHEFRFQVVELGASANEEQVADIFVRINSEGVKLNQSDFILTLMSVHWEKGRRQLEDFSRGAVIAGLPGPSPRNAFLDPSPDQLLRVAVAVAFRRARLQHVYSVLRGKDLETGKVTAARRQEQFDRLAQAHTKVLDLTSWHEFFQCVTAAGFRSRKMITSDNALLYSYTIWLIGRHDFGLTADELRPVIERWFFMAHTTGRYSNSPESQMEFDLGRIGSLPPGDGRAFTAELDRIIAANFTGDYWDISLPNRLDTSSSRSPVLFAYQAALNILDAEMLLGDQRIRDLLDPSAKPARAVDRDNLFHRKALARLGITDRRQVNAIANMAYVTWPADEPSNTDAPHDYWPRITEAMDPEVLERQVRWHALPVGWEQLDYFTFLERRRQLIAKVVREAFETLTGERPAYVPTTPADMIAAGESQGTEFKASARWNVHTRQADKSLRHNIVKAVCGFLNGEGGNLFIGVADDGTVLGIENDLTTLESQADVDGYELFVRQLLDSSLSTPTATTVRVRFPEISGNVVCQIGVAAAGRPVFAKPAKGGNGATDFWVRVGNATKQLHGDDLLRYQEEHWG; encoded by the coding sequence GTGCCACCCACTTTGTACCGCGACACTGGTTACACGCTCCGGCACCTGATCGAGAACATCGAAGGCGGCCGTATCGGACTCCCCGACATCCAACGCCCGTTCGTCTGGTCCGCGGCGAAGACCCGCGATCTCTTCGACTCGATGTATCGGGGCTACCCGATCGGCACCTTGATGTTCTGGGAGACCGGCGCTGAGGTGGGGACGCGGCAGATCGGAACGCAAGTCGGCGATCGAGCGCCCCAGCTGTTGGTCGTTGACGGGCAGCAGCGGCTCACCGCCCTGTTCGCTGTCCTCACCGGGCGCAAGATCGTCACTAAGTCTTTCGACGAGATCAACGTTCGCATCGCGTTCCGCCCGGAGGACCAGACTTTCGAGGTCACGGACGCGGCGATCGAGCGTGACGCCCACTTCATTCCGGACATCACCGCGCTCTGGGCCCACGGCGGTTACAAGCCCACCGTCCGGCAGTTCTTTCAACGGCTCGAACAGGCCAGCGGTCAGCCTTTGTCGGACGCTGCCAAGGATGAGCTCGAAGAACGCATCGACGGGGTCCGGGACCTGCACGAGTTCCGCTTTCAGGTTGTGGAGCTTGGCGCTTCGGCAAACGAGGAGCAGGTCGCCGACATCTTCGTGCGCATCAACTCCGAAGGCGTGAAGCTCAACCAGTCGGACTTCATCCTCACCCTGATGTCAGTGCATTGGGAGAAGGGGCGCCGCCAGCTTGAAGACTTCAGCCGCGGCGCGGTGATCGCAGGACTCCCCGGTCCGAGCCCTCGGAACGCCTTTCTGGATCCCAGCCCGGACCAGCTGCTGCGCGTAGCCGTCGCTGTCGCCTTCCGGCGCGCCCGGCTGCAGCACGTCTATAGCGTCCTGCGAGGAAAGGACCTCGAAACCGGCAAGGTCACCGCCGCTCGACGGCAGGAGCAGTTCGACCGGCTCGCCCAAGCACACACGAAGGTCCTGGACCTGACCAGCTGGCATGAGTTCTTCCAGTGCGTCACGGCGGCCGGCTTCCGCAGCCGCAAGATGATCACCTCCGACAACGCCCTGCTGTACAGCTACACGATCTGGCTGATCGGACGCCACGACTTCGGGCTGACGGCCGATGAACTCCGCCCCGTGATCGAACGGTGGTTCTTCATGGCGCACACCACCGGCAGGTACTCCAACTCGCCGGAGTCACAGATGGAGTTCGATCTGGGACGCATCGGCAGTCTGCCGCCAGGTGACGGCCGAGCCTTCACCGCGGAACTCGACCGGATCATTGCAGCGAACTTCACCGGCGACTACTGGGATATCTCCCTGCCGAACCGGTTGGACACCTCCTCGTCGCGTTCACCGGTGCTGTTCGCCTACCAGGCGGCGCTCAACATCCTCGACGCCGAAATGCTCCTCGGCGACCAACGAATCCGTGATCTGCTGGACCCCTCAGCCAAACCCGCCAGGGCTGTCGACCGGGACAACCTGTTCCACCGCAAGGCGCTCGCCAGACTGGGTATCACCGACCGGCGCCAAGTCAATGCCATCGCCAACATGGCCTACGTGACGTGGCCGGCAGATGAACCGTCCAACACCGACGCACCACATGACTACTGGCCGAGAATCACGGAAGCGATGGACCCGGAGGTGCTCGAGCGGCAGGTACGGTGGCACGCGCTCCCGGTCGGCTGGGAACAGCTCGACTATTTCACCTTCCTGGAACGGCGGCGCCAGCTGATCGCCAAGGTCGTGCGGGAAGCGTTCGAAACCCTTACGGGGGAACGCCCCGCCTACGTCCCGACCACCCCGGCAGACATGATCGCCGCCGGCGAGTCCCAGGGCACCGAGTTCAAGGCCAGTGCCCGCTGGAACGTGCACACCCGGCAGGCCGACAAGTCCCTACGGCACAACATCGTCAAGGCCGTCTGCGGCTTCCTGAACGGCGAGGGCGGAAACCTGTTTATCGGCGTCGCCGACGACGGGACTGTCCTCGGCATCGAGAACGACCTCACCACTCTGGAGTCGCAGGCCGACGTCGACGGGTACGAGCTCTTCGTACGCCAACTCCTCGACAGCAGCCTGTCGACCCCGACAGCGACCACCGTCCGCGTACGCTTCCCCGAAATTTCCGGCAACGTCGTCTGTCAGATCGGCGTTGCCGCGGCCGGTAGGCCGGTGTTCGCCAAGCCCGCCAAGGGCGGCAACGGCGCCACCGACTTCTGGGTCCGGGTCGGCAACGCCACCAAGCAGCTCCACGGCGATGACCTCCTGCGCTACCAGGAGGAACACTGGGGATGA
- the pglW gene encoding BREX system serine/threonine kinase PglW: MPKPGPPRPAQQWFQDRPSPYPWEQDALDHVRRLMPAAEPYRAWATFSFTAQSGRINECDLLIAVPAGLYLVEIKSHPGRLENNGSTWNFRGSDRTRTINNPLHFNDAKSKDLKSRLLWAARRLGIPERSVPRVEPAIFLSAPDLESHLDDVQKVKVYGRDDRPTGLKRIWQDFLGLPPDRPDRRITPDFSRNTLPRLLKAIGVQQSTAHLRFGDAWKLQPHPLDRGQSWEDRLATRDDGLVQEEGRVRIYLVGHMATEAAKKSTDRAARREYQVLQGITHRGIVEAVEIREHHGGPAILFRHRHTDLRLDQYLAIYGGKLTPEIRLDLVRQLAEAVRYAHNRALYHRALAASSVYVSFRSDGTRPELRITDWQTAARDFDSNATFFRSIGGSALDAALIEDAARLYLAPETDQPYAEPADLDMFGLGAVAYLILTGQPPATQRSALSERLRTDSGLHLYAVADGFSDALDDLVFKATRSDVTERLGSAEEFLDLLDKAERASVLPEAPAAVGVDPLEALPGQSLDAEWSVRRVLGTGATARALLVERVVEDEDGRTQIDERVFKVALDEQKAERLRAEAGVLKEVGGGAVVQLRGEGLREIGGRTVLQLEYAGEQSLGARLRGKGKLTYHELERFGDDLFRALDQLAANGVLHRDLKPDNFGIHHSKDRIWRLKLFDFSLADASERDIKAGTRGYLDPFLGSLRRPYYDDHAERYAAAVTLHEMAGGERPMWGDGQVDPLTNESAELYVASELFEPALNDGLTSFFRRALHRDTEHRFDTLRQMHDEWREVFRAADATKPATTPATVGTQAEDAEEARDAAAEAADAETLLDAAGLSPRAVSVAHGLGATKVGELLNVQPYAISKARGAGALVRKELNRRRKQWAIALRQPTGADVRPAVPATRTDGDPEPDGSLILSIDDMAARLTPEPGRKGSHRAPVVRLTLGLPPEEGGLSPLGPWPVQARIADHLKIKQPPVSRHHRIEIKQWAEADWLRRVREELVEIVTAAGRVMTAQEAAAELRVRHGAGDDTPERTLARALAVVRAATEAELWDGEGVEQHEPRLAVHRRGDTVLIAAESLPGTDDPSPRELADYAAELGSVAERLARQEPLPGRAAVVRDLRAVPAPEGFAPLADTRLVDLAAAVAVGTEVTPRLELYPRDLSLDRALRISQAGAGVRRDRGVTVAELLARLRARFPVLDALSTEREPTYVELEDPLREARFELRYDTKLERFFPPALETVGQWTSTGTGTSYVSPGPGIPAVAEVDGDPHAATRARLASRVLRGGFLALTVKGSRLPGAAEAVAAAFPVEPVDLGREFLAEFRALAAEKGQDWEKVLRADAGSAPGQIKRGLASFVRAVWVRLEAALLERAVAPRTVLFLHDTGLLARYWDEGGHDLLVRLQTAARRPADDPHGLWLLCPVDTRTQVPHLDGRTVEVIGGDGERAYLDGDFLMAVTAAA; this comes from the coding sequence GTGCCCAAGCCGGGACCGCCGCGTCCGGCGCAGCAGTGGTTCCAGGATCGCCCCTCCCCGTACCCCTGGGAGCAGGACGCTCTCGACCATGTGCGTCGCCTGATGCCGGCCGCCGAGCCGTATCGCGCCTGGGCCACTTTCTCCTTCACCGCGCAGTCGGGCCGTATCAACGAGTGCGACCTGCTGATCGCGGTACCCGCCGGCCTTTACCTGGTCGAGATCAAGAGCCATCCAGGACGCCTGGAGAACAACGGATCCACCTGGAACTTCCGAGGCTCCGACCGCACCCGGACGATCAACAACCCGCTGCACTTCAACGATGCCAAGTCGAAGGACCTCAAGAGCAGACTCCTGTGGGCGGCCCGCAGGTTGGGCATCCCCGAACGCTCCGTGCCGCGTGTGGAACCGGCGATCTTCCTCTCGGCTCCGGACCTCGAGAGCCATCTCGACGACGTCCAGAAGGTCAAGGTCTACGGTCGCGACGACCGCCCCACCGGCCTGAAGCGCATCTGGCAGGACTTCCTCGGCCTGCCGCCCGACCGCCCCGACCGCCGCATCACGCCCGACTTCTCCCGGAATACGCTGCCGCGTCTGCTGAAGGCCATCGGTGTCCAGCAGTCCACGGCCCATCTCAGGTTCGGCGACGCCTGGAAGCTGCAGCCGCACCCCCTGGACCGCGGGCAGTCCTGGGAGGACCGCCTGGCCACGCGCGACGACGGCCTCGTCCAGGAGGAGGGCCGCGTCCGTATCTACCTGGTCGGCCATATGGCCACCGAGGCCGCGAAGAAGTCGACCGATCGCGCGGCCCGCCGCGAGTACCAGGTCCTGCAGGGCATCACGCACCGCGGCATCGTCGAGGCCGTCGAGATCCGCGAGCACCATGGCGGACCCGCGATCCTCTTCCGCCACCGGCACACGGACCTGCGCCTCGACCAGTACCTGGCCATCTACGGGGGCAAGCTCACCCCCGAGATCCGCCTCGATCTCGTACGACAGCTCGCCGAAGCGGTCCGCTACGCGCACAACCGCGCCCTCTACCACCGGGCCCTGGCGGCCAGTTCCGTCTACGTCTCCTTCCGGTCCGACGGGACGCGCCCCGAGCTGCGCATCACCGACTGGCAGACCGCGGCCCGCGACTTCGACAGCAACGCCACCTTCTTCCGCTCCATCGGCGGCTCGGCACTCGACGCCGCTCTGATCGAGGACGCGGCCCGCCTCTATCTCGCCCCCGAGACCGACCAGCCGTACGCCGAACCGGCAGACCTGGACATGTTCGGCCTCGGCGCTGTCGCGTACCTGATCCTCACCGGTCAGCCTCCCGCCACTCAGCGCAGCGCGCTGAGCGAGCGCCTGCGCACCGATTCGGGGCTGCATCTGTACGCCGTCGCCGACGGTTTCTCGGACGCCCTCGACGACCTCGTCTTCAAGGCCACCCGCTCCGACGTGACCGAACGCCTCGGCTCCGCCGAGGAGTTCCTCGACCTCCTGGACAAGGCGGAGCGCGCCAGCGTGCTGCCCGAGGCACCCGCCGCCGTCGGCGTCGACCCGCTGGAGGCGCTGCCCGGCCAGTCGCTCGACGCGGAATGGTCCGTACGCCGCGTTCTCGGCACCGGCGCCACGGCCCGCGCCCTTCTCGTGGAGCGCGTGGTCGAGGACGAGGACGGCCGCACACAGATCGACGAGCGCGTCTTCAAGGTCGCTCTGGACGAGCAGAAGGCCGAACGGCTGCGTGCCGAGGCGGGCGTCCTCAAGGAGGTCGGGGGCGGCGCGGTCGTACAACTGCGGGGGGAAGGGCTGCGCGAGATCGGCGGACGCACCGTCCTGCAGCTCGAGTACGCCGGTGAGCAGTCCCTGGGTGCCCGGCTGCGAGGCAAGGGCAAGTTGACGTACCACGAGCTGGAGCGCTTCGGCGACGATCTGTTCAGGGCGCTCGACCAGCTGGCCGCCAACGGCGTCCTGCACCGCGACCTGAAGCCCGACAACTTCGGCATCCACCACAGCAAGGACCGGATCTGGCGCCTGAAGCTGTTCGACTTCTCCCTCGCCGACGCCTCCGAGCGTGACATCAAGGCGGGCACGCGCGGCTACCTCGACCCCTTCCTCGGCTCCCTGCGGCGGCCGTACTACGACGACCACGCCGAGCGGTACGCGGCGGCCGTCACCCTGCACGAGATGGCCGGCGGTGAGCGCCCCATGTGGGGCGACGGACAGGTGGACCCGCTCACCAACGAGTCCGCCGAACTGTACGTCGCGTCAGAGCTGTTCGAACCGGCTCTCAACGACGGCCTCACGTCCTTCTTCAGGCGAGCGCTGCACCGCGACACCGAGCACCGCTTCGACACGCTGCGGCAGATGCACGACGAGTGGCGCGAGGTGTTCCGGGCTGCCGACGCGACCAAGCCGGCCACCACCCCGGCCACGGTCGGTACCCAGGCCGAGGACGCGGAGGAGGCCCGTGACGCCGCCGCCGAGGCCGCGGACGCCGAGACCCTGCTGGACGCCGCAGGCCTGTCGCCCCGGGCCGTGTCCGTCGCGCACGGGCTGGGCGCCACCAAGGTGGGAGAGCTGCTCAACGTCCAGCCGTACGCGATCTCGAAGGCGCGGGGCGCGGGTGCGCTCGTACGCAAGGAACTCAACCGGCGCCGCAAGCAGTGGGCGATCGCCCTGCGGCAGCCCACCGGGGCCGACGTCCGACCCGCGGTACCGGCCACACGCACGGACGGTGACCCCGAGCCGGACGGATCGCTGATCCTCTCGATAGACGACATGGCCGCCAGGCTCACCCCCGAACCCGGTCGCAAGGGTTCTCACCGTGCGCCGGTGGTCCGGCTCACGCTGGGTCTGCCGCCCGAGGAGGGCGGACTGTCGCCGTTGGGTCCTTGGCCGGTCCAGGCCCGCATCGCAGACCATCTCAAGATCAAGCAGCCGCCGGTCTCGCGTCACCACCGCATCGAGATCAAGCAGTGGGCCGAGGCGGACTGGCTGAGGCGGGTGCGCGAAGAGCTGGTCGAGATCGTCACGGCGGCCGGGCGGGTCATGACCGCGCAGGAGGCGGCCGCCGAGCTGCGCGTCCGGCACGGCGCGGGCGACGACACGCCAGAGCGTACGCTCGCGAGGGCGCTGGCCGTGGTACGGGCCGCCACCGAGGCCGAGCTGTGGGACGGCGAGGGCGTGGAACAGCACGAGCCGCGCCTGGCCGTGCACCGACGAGGCGACACCGTACTGATCGCCGCGGAGTCGCTGCCCGGGACCGACGACCCGAGCCCCCGTGAACTGGCCGACTATGCGGCCGAGTTGGGGTCGGTGGCGGAGCGACTGGCACGTCAGGAGCCACTGCCGGGACGAGCCGCGGTGGTCCGGGACCTGCGCGCGGTACCCGCCCCGGAGGGCTTCGCCCCGCTCGCGGACACCCGGCTGGTCGACCTCGCAGCCGCCGTCGCCGTGGGGACCGAGGTCACTCCGCGCCTGGAGCTGTACCCCCGTGACCTCAGCCTGGACCGCGCCCTGCGCATCTCGCAGGCAGGGGCGGGAGTACGACGGGACCGTGGCGTCACCGTCGCCGAGCTGCTGGCGCGGCTGCGTGCGCGCTTCCCCGTGCTCGATGCGCTCTCCACAGAGCGAGAGCCGACGTACGTCGAGCTGGAGGACCCGCTCAGGGAGGCGCGCTTCGAGCTCCGGTACGACACCAAGCTGGAGCGGTTCTTCCCGCCGGCCCTGGAGACGGTCGGCCAGTGGACGTCCACCGGGACGGGCACCAGTTACGTGTCGCCCGGCCCCGGCATCCCGGCGGTCGCGGAGGTGGACGGGGATCCGCACGCCGCCACCCGTGCCAGGCTCGCTTCCCGCGTTCTGCGCGGCGGTTTCCTCGCGCTGACCGTGAAGGGCAGCCGGCTGCCGGGTGCCGCCGAGGCGGTGGCCGCGGCGTTCCCCGTCGAACCCGTCGACCTGGGGCGGGAGTTCCTCGCCGAGTTCCGCGCGCTGGCGGCGGAGAAGGGGCAGGACTGGGAGAAGGTCCTGCGCGCCGACGCGGGCTCCGCGCCGGGGCAGATCAAGCGAGGTCTGGCTTCGTTCGTCCGCGCGGTCTGGGTACGTCTGGAGGCGGCCCTGCTGGAGCGGGCCGTGGCACCTCGCACGGTCCTCTTCCTGCATGACACGGGGCTGCTCGCCCGGTACTGGGACGAAGGCGGCCACGACCTCCTGGTCCGGCTGCAGACGGCGGCCCGCCGACCGGCCGACGACCCGCACGGGCTGTGGCTGCTGTGCCCCGTGGACACGCGGACGCAGGTCCCGCATCTGGACGGGCGGACGGTCGAGGTGATCGGCGGCGACGGGGAACGGGCGTACCTCGACGGCGACTTCCTGATGGCAGTGACTGCGGCGGCCTGA
- a CDS encoding RNA polymerase sigma factor, which yields MSAPSVAGGGSLNGSPTVRCQLGEREAFRELVAMWHPRLWRYVRGMVSSPHLADDLAQEAWVAVVRGRPRLRQPERFAPWLFTIARRTVTDHLRQTYKAPETAMEEASTVVADDELGSVLTMMQIEAGLAALPPLEREVLILFHLEDLPLASCAEVLGVPASTVKSRLYRARRMLRNHLAEKGYEA from the coding sequence GTGAGCGCGCCATCGGTCGCGGGCGGTGGCTCTCTAAATGGCTCCCCGACTGTCCGCTGCCAGCTTGGGGAGCGGGAGGCGTTCCGCGAACTGGTGGCCATGTGGCACCCCCGGCTGTGGCGCTATGTCCGGGGCATGGTCAGCTCTCCGCACCTCGCGGACGATCTTGCTCAGGAGGCGTGGGTCGCTGTGGTGCGCGGTCGGCCGCGGCTGCGGCAGCCGGAGCGGTTCGCCCCCTGGCTGTTCACCATCGCCCGGCGCACGGTCACCGACCATCTGCGGCAGACGTACAAGGCTCCGGAGACGGCCATGGAGGAAGCCTCGACTGTCGTCGCCGACGACGAGCTCGGCAGTGTGCTCACCATGATGCAGATCGAGGCAGGTCTTGCTGCTCTGCCGCCCTTGGAGCGCGAGGTGCTGATCCTTTTCCACCTGGAGGACCTGCCACTGGCTTCCTGCGCGGAGGTGCTCGGCGTACCGGCCAGCACGGTCAAGAGCAGGCTGTATCGCGCTCGGCGCATGCTGCGCAACCACCTTGCCGAGAAGGGATACGAGGCATGA